One window of Candidatus Neomarinimicrobiota bacterium genomic DNA carries:
- the rpmI gene encoding 50S ribosomal protein L35 codes for MPKQKTRSGATKRFGKTGTGKLKRNKANHRHMLIRRSKDAKRKMRKTGLVSKSTEKRVKRMIES; via the coding sequence ATGCCTAAACAAAAAACTCGTAGTGGTGCAACAAAACGGTTTGGAAAAACCGGCACCGGGAAGTTAAAGAGAAATAAAGCAAACCATAGACATATGCTAATTCGCCGTTCTAAAGATGCGAAACGAAAAATGCGAAAAACAGGACTTGTTTCAAAATCAACGGAAAAACGAGTTAAACGTATGATCGAAAGTTAA
- the rplT gene encoding 50S ribosomal protein L20 produces MPRANSSVPRHRRHRKIVKQAKGYYGARSRTYKAAKDAVVRAGTYAYRDRRQRKRQFRRLWITRINAATRLNGISYSVFIAGLKNKGIELDRKVLADLAVREPDAFAELVKTVQG; encoded by the coding sequence ATGCCAAGAGCAAACTCATCTGTTCCACGACATCGTCGGCACAGAAAAATCGTAAAGCAGGCCAAGGGCTACTATGGTGCCCGGAGCCGCACCTATAAAGCGGCCAAAGATGCTGTGGTTAGAGCAGGTACATACGCCTACCGTGACCGCCGCCAAAGAAAACGCCAGTTCCGACGCCTGTGGATTACAAGAATAAATGCAGCGACTCGATTGAATGGAATTTCATATTCCGTTTTCATAGCCGGTCTGAAAAATAAAGGAATCGAACTGGACAGAAAAGTTCTGGCTGATTTAGCGGTCAGAGAACCTGATGCTTTTGCTGAGCTCGTAAAAACCGTTCAGGGTTAA
- a CDS encoding phenylalanine--tRNA ligase subunit beta, giving the protein MRISTSWLSDYVKVNESLEDLSEMLTMLGLEAEISSNFSEVKGLIVGKITSVRKHPNADKLSLVTVFDGSQSVEVVCGAPNVRENLSIPFAPVGSSLPGGFILKKVTIRGIESTGMICSERELGISDEHEGIMELPDNLKIGTSISKWLKSEFSAIDLDLTPNRSDALSHIGVARDLAVKTGRTLTIPTSPVHKAVSPSKDHISVTIDDKIGCPRYIAGIVNEITVGPSPEWMVTKLKAAGLRSINNVVDISNFVLLEFGHPTHMFDLDKIPGKAIQVRKAKKGESILGLDGEKYTFNPDHCLITDGKNPLAIAGIMGGEDSGVTKDTTSILIESAYFDPITIRKGAKSLGLRTEASRRFERGADINGCVAAYNRVVQLLIDFAGGNPIKGYIDAYPKKFKQTSVTLRRSELDLISGQKISDAHVSNTLKGLGMIVKKNASSWSCNIPTYRPDLEREIDLIEEIIRIYGYDNVPSSVHFSGVHSSRKPDPEASIEDVVQFMAGFGFGHCYSNSLESKRIASAHAETPVAMKNPLSEKMAFLRTTLIPGLIQKIDFNIANGRQDLRLYEIGNVFVQKKKGLKGIHEKLKMAGVIHGNWTDKDIHHSTQIKSSLFVVKGVITSIAARFGIQDLAFLPCKSDIFSNAQTIRLSGNDIGTIGIVNTSFIQKIKSGKRGIYGFEFEFQQIVDALDVTTQFKQINAYPVSERDLNFVLSDSVSVGDVLESMQTKGGDILKLVSPVNEFSDESIGSGNRSVTFRLVFQHPSKTLEDSDVNPLIKGIIDVVSKIFDGKLRS; this is encoded by the coding sequence ATGCGAATTTCAACTAGCTGGCTAAGCGATTATGTTAAAGTAAATGAATCGCTTGAAGATCTTTCTGAAATGCTAACAATGCTGGGGTTAGAAGCGGAAATTTCATCTAATTTTAGTGAAGTTAAGGGATTGATTGTCGGGAAAATAACATCTGTGCGAAAACACCCAAATGCAGATAAACTATCTTTGGTGACCGTTTTTGACGGTTCGCAATCAGTCGAAGTTGTTTGTGGTGCCCCGAATGTTCGTGAAAACCTTTCCATTCCATTTGCGCCGGTTGGATCATCACTTCCCGGTGGGTTTATATTGAAAAAAGTAACGATTCGCGGAATAGAAAGTACCGGCATGATTTGTTCCGAAAGGGAGCTGGGGATTTCAGATGAGCATGAAGGTATTATGGAATTACCAGACAATTTAAAAATCGGAACTTCTATTTCTAAATGGCTCAAAAGTGAATTCAGTGCTATCGATTTGGATTTGACCCCAAATCGTTCGGATGCGCTGTCACATATTGGAGTAGCTCGAGATTTAGCGGTAAAAACCGGTCGAACACTAACAATTCCAACATCACCGGTTCATAAAGCAGTTAGTCCATCGAAGGATCATATTTCAGTTACGATTGATGACAAAATTGGTTGCCCAAGATATATCGCCGGAATTGTAAATGAAATAACGGTGGGGCCATCTCCGGAATGGATGGTGACAAAACTAAAAGCCGCCGGTTTGAGGAGTATTAACAATGTGGTAGATATATCTAATTTTGTTTTACTGGAATTCGGTCATCCAACACATATGTTTGATCTTGATAAAATTCCCGGGAAAGCAATTCAGGTCCGCAAGGCAAAAAAGGGTGAATCAATCCTTGGTTTAGACGGAGAAAAATATACATTCAACCCAGACCATTGTCTCATTACCGATGGAAAAAATCCATTAGCAATCGCCGGAATTATGGGTGGAGAAGATTCCGGTGTTACAAAAGATACAACTTCTATTTTAATTGAAAGTGCTTATTTTGATCCCATTACAATTCGAAAAGGCGCAAAATCATTAGGACTGAGAACAGAAGCATCACGCAGATTTGAAAGAGGCGCTGATATTAACGGATGCGTAGCTGCATATAACCGGGTGGTTCAATTGCTCATTGATTTTGCAGGAGGAAATCCAATTAAAGGCTATATTGATGCGTACCCAAAAAAATTCAAACAAACATCAGTAACACTTAGAAGATCAGAGCTTGATTTGATTTCAGGACAAAAGATTTCTGATGCCCATGTTTCAAACACGTTAAAAGGACTGGGGATGATTGTAAAAAAGAATGCCTCATCGTGGTCTTGTAACATACCAACTTATCGGCCCGATTTAGAACGTGAAATTGATTTAATTGAAGAAATCATCCGAATTTACGGGTATGATAATGTTCCATCGAGCGTTCATTTTTCGGGTGTGCATTCATCTCGCAAACCCGATCCGGAAGCATCCATTGAGGATGTAGTTCAATTTATGGCCGGGTTTGGATTTGGACATTGTTATTCAAATTCATTAGAGTCAAAACGCATTGCATCCGCTCATGCGGAAACACCTGTTGCCATGAAGAATCCATTGAGTGAAAAAATGGCATTTTTAAGAACAACCTTAATCCCGGGATTGATACAAAAAATTGATTTCAATATTGCAAATGGCAGACAAGATTTAAGACTCTATGAAATTGGAAATGTTTTTGTCCAAAAGAAAAAAGGGCTTAAAGGAATTCATGAAAAACTAAAAATGGCTGGAGTCATTCATGGAAATTGGACTGATAAGGATATCCATCATTCAACGCAAATAAAATCATCTTTATTTGTTGTCAAAGGTGTGATTACTTCTATTGCAGCCCGGTTTGGAATTCAAGATTTGGCATTTCTTCCTTGCAAATCGGATATTTTTTCCAATGCGCAAACGATTCGTCTTTCGGGAAATGATATTGGCACGATAGGAATTGTAAATACATCATTTATTCAAAAAATCAAATCTGGTAAACGAGGTATTTATGGATTCGAATTTGAATTCCAACAGATTGTGGACGCATTAGATGTAACAACACAATTCAAACAAATCAACGCATACCCTGTGAGTGAACGAGATTTGAATTTTGTGTTATCCGATTCTGTCTCGGTAGGAGACGTTTTGGAATCAATGCAAACAAAGGGTGGCGATATTTTAAAATTAGTGTCGCCGGTTAACGAATTTTCAGATGAATCAATCGGATCGGGAAACCGTTCCGTAACATTTAGGTTGGTATTCCAGCATCCTTCAAAAACACTTGAAGATTCGGACGTAAACCCATTGATTAAGGGAATTATAGACGTTGTTTCAAAAATTTTTGATGGTAAATTAAGATCATGA
- the pheS gene encoding phenylalanine--tRNA ligase subunit alpha, with amino-acid sequence MDLKRSIESVKKSFLADVEKFPTDPQEQELLRVRYFGRKGEIASLFQQLKDADPSDRPKFGQQLNSLRDELSNAFKEISGADDIDDQADEDQRIDYSLPGFNFSTGSIHPLHQILKEIKDIFISIGFSVAYGPEIDDDYHNFQALNIPKHHPARDMQDTFFVDDNTVLRTHTSNVQIHLMENQNPPLRYIVPGRVYRNEAISFKSYCLFHQVEGLYVDKNVSFPDLKGTLELFVKRCFGDDVKMRFRPSFFPFTEPSAEMDIWSESRGEWLEILGCGMVDPEVFTNVGYDPKIWHGYAFGMGIERIAMLKYGIDDIRLFYQGDLRFLEQF; translated from the coding sequence ATGGATCTTAAGCGGTCCATTGAATCTGTCAAGAAATCATTTTTGGCAGATGTCGAGAAATTTCCGACCGATCCTCAGGAACAAGAATTGTTGCGTGTCCGATATTTTGGGCGAAAAGGGGAAATTGCATCATTATTTCAGCAATTGAAGGATGCCGATCCTTCTGATCGACCTAAATTTGGTCAACAGCTTAATTCATTGAGGGACGAGCTATCGAACGCCTTTAAGGAAATATCGGGCGCTGATGATATCGATGACCAAGCGGATGAAGATCAGCGAATCGATTATTCACTACCAGGATTCAATTTTTCTACAGGATCAATTCATCCGCTTCATCAAATCTTAAAAGAAATAAAAGACATCTTTATTTCAATTGGGTTTTCGGTAGCATACGGTCCTGAAATTGATGATGATTATCATAATTTCCAGGCGCTAAATATTCCAAAGCATCATCCAGCGAGAGATATGCAGGACACTTTTTTCGTTGACGATAATACAGTCCTTAGAACGCATACTTCCAATGTGCAAATCCATCTGATGGAAAATCAGAATCCACCGCTTCGTTATATTGTACCTGGGAGAGTGTACCGAAATGAGGCCATCAGCTTTAAGAGCTATTGCTTATTTCATCAGGTTGAAGGATTGTATGTAGATAAAAATGTTTCCTTTCCAGATTTGAAAGGTACATTGGAATTATTCGTAAAAAGATGTTTTGGGGATGATGTGAAAATGAGATTCCGACCAAGTTTTTTTCCTTTTACCGAACCAAGTGCTGAAATGGATATTTGGAGCGAATCCAGAGGTGAATGGTTAGAAATATTGGGTTGCGGAATGGTGGATCCTGAGGTATTTACTAATGTTGGATACGATCCTAAAATTTGGCATGGATATGCGTTTGGAATGGGAATTGAACGCATCGCTATGTTGAAGTATGGCATTGATGACATTCGTTTATTTTATCAAGGTGATTTACGCTTTTTGGAGCAATTCTGA
- the thrS gene encoding threonine--tRNA ligase yields MSDITITLPDKTTKTFPSGTTGMQICESIGPGLAIAAVVAEVNGALIDLSIPIDKDVDFVVIKGESEAGHEVLLHSAAHLLAQAVMELYPNAKLSIGPTIENRFYYDIDFEEDFSESDLPKIEAKMHEISKKNLTITRKELSRTEAIKIFSEMNEPYKVEILDELPEDEKVSIYTQGEFFDLCRGPHAPSTGRIKYFKLLDTSGAYWRGDENNKMLQRIYGTAFSTKKQLNEYLAFLEEAKKRDHRKIGKELKLFTFDEEIGPGLPLWLPNGTAIIDELEKLAKEVETVAGYDRIRTPHLTKGTLYEKSGHLEHYKENMYPAMNVDGTDYYVKPMNCPHHHKVFASEQRSYKDLPVRFSEYGTCYRYEKSGQLFGLMRVRSMQMNDAHIYCTENQFKDEFLAVCNLYLKYFDIFGIEKYEMRLSLHNEEGLGKKYVNDPALWVKTENLVKEALADGEINFIEVPGESAFYGPKIDVQVWSAIGKEFTLATNQVDFAIPERFGLTYIDSDGKDQTPLCIHRAPLSTHERFIGFLIEHYKGDFPLWLAPIQVTILTVSEKADLYAKKVMKSFKSEGFRVTLDKRPDKIGTKIRHAELQKINVMLIIGEKESQSETVSVRRRLIGDKGSIEFNALIKDLKQEINERRPLYQ; encoded by the coding sequence ATGAGTGACATCACCATAACATTGCCCGATAAAACCACAAAAACTTTCCCGTCTGGGACAACGGGAATGCAAATCTGCGAATCCATAGGACCGGGGTTGGCAATAGCTGCTGTTGTAGCTGAAGTAAATGGTGCATTAATTGATTTATCCATCCCGATTGACAAAGATGTTGATTTTGTAGTGATCAAAGGCGAGAGTGAGGCCGGACACGAAGTACTTCTTCATAGTGCAGCGCATCTATTAGCACAGGCTGTCATGGAGTTATATCCCAATGCGAAATTATCCATTGGTCCAACCATAGAGAACCGATTTTATTATGACATTGATTTTGAGGAGGATTTTTCAGAAAGCGATCTTCCTAAAATTGAAGCCAAGATGCACGAAATTTCTAAAAAGAACTTAACTATAACAAGAAAAGAACTCAGTCGTACAGAAGCAATTAAGATATTTTCGGAAATGAATGAACCTTATAAAGTGGAAATCCTCGACGAATTACCTGAGGATGAAAAAGTTTCTATATACACTCAGGGAGAATTTTTTGACCTATGTCGTGGGCCGCATGCTCCTTCAACCGGCAGGATAAAATATTTTAAATTACTTGATACTTCAGGCGCATATTGGCGAGGTGATGAGAATAATAAAATGCTACAGCGCATTTACGGAACCGCTTTCAGCACAAAGAAACAATTAAATGAATATTTAGCCTTTTTAGAGGAAGCGAAAAAACGAGATCATCGAAAAATAGGAAAAGAATTAAAACTTTTTACATTTGATGAAGAAATTGGACCGGGATTGCCACTTTGGCTTCCAAATGGCACTGCCATAATAGACGAATTGGAAAAACTTGCAAAAGAGGTAGAAACCGTAGCGGGTTATGATAGAATTAGAACACCACATTTGACCAAAGGAACTTTGTACGAAAAATCCGGTCATTTGGAACATTATAAAGAAAATATGTATCCTGCGATGAATGTGGACGGAACCGACTATTATGTTAAACCGATGAATTGCCCACATCATCATAAAGTATTTGCATCTGAACAGCGTAGTTATAAGGATTTGCCTGTGCGGTTTTCCGAATATGGAACTTGTTACAGATATGAAAAATCCGGGCAATTATTTGGATTGATGCGCGTTAGGAGTATGCAAATGAATGATGCCCATATATATTGCACCGAAAATCAATTTAAAGATGAGTTTTTAGCCGTGTGTAATCTTTATTTAAAATATTTTGACATTTTTGGGATTGAAAAATATGAAATGAGATTAAGTCTTCATAACGAAGAAGGTTTAGGAAAAAAATATGTCAATGACCCGGCATTATGGGTTAAAACAGAAAATTTAGTAAAAGAAGCATTGGCTGACGGTGAAATCAATTTTATAGAAGTTCCAGGCGAATCAGCTTTTTATGGTCCCAAAATAGATGTCCAAGTTTGGAGCGCAATTGGAAAAGAATTTACCTTGGCAACCAATCAGGTAGATTTTGCAATTCCCGAACGATTTGGTCTCACCTATATCGATTCGGACGGTAAAGATCAAACACCTTTATGCATTCATCGGGCACCTTTAAGCACACACGAACGGTTCATTGGTTTTTTAATTGAACATTATAAAGGTGACTTTCCACTGTGGCTTGCGCCAATACAGGTGACTATTCTAACCGTGTCAGAAAAAGCTGATTTATATGCCAAGAAAGTAATGAAATCATTTAAATCTGAAGGATTTCGAGTGACCCTTGATAAAAGACCGGATAAAATAGGAACTAAAATTCGCCATGCCGAATTGCAAAAAATAAATGTGATGCTAATAATTGGCGAAAAAGAATCCCAATCTGAGACAGTTTCTGTTAGAAGAAGATTAATTGGGGATAAGGGATCAATCGAATTCAATGCATTAATAAAAGATTTGAAACAAGAAATCAATGAAAGGAGACCATTGTATCAGTAA
- a CDS encoding translation initiation factor IF-3: protein MKGDHCISKKKELRINEAIQSKEVRLISETGEQLGVVSIEEAIEKAEDVNLDLVQVGGNTNPPVCKLLNYGKLKYEQKKKAHQSKKKQHIIKIKEIRIRPAISENDLMTKVNQGRKFLLEGNKLKVTIMFRGRELSRVDLGMDILERVVQMLEDISEIEKQTDLEGRRMNVVLTQK, encoded by the coding sequence ATGAAAGGAGACCATTGTATCAGTAAGAAAAAAGAGTTGCGAATAAACGAGGCTATTCAGTCAAAAGAGGTTAGACTGATAAGTGAAACCGGAGAACAATTAGGTGTTGTTTCCATTGAAGAAGCGATTGAAAAGGCAGAAGATGTAAATCTTGACTTGGTCCAGGTTGGTGGAAATACCAACCCTCCTGTCTGTAAACTTCTGAATTATGGGAAATTGAAATATGAGCAAAAGAAAAAGGCTCACCAGAGTAAAAAGAAGCAACATATCATAAAAATAAAAGAGATTAGAATCCGCCCTGCTATCAGTGAAAATGACTTGATGACAAAAGTAAATCAAGGAAGGAAATTTTTGCTGGAAGGTAATAAATTAAAGGTCACAATTATGTTCCGTGGAAGAGAATTATCTCGAGTTGATCTTGGGATGGACATTCTTGAACGTGTAGTTCAAATGCTAGAAGATATTTCGGAAATAGAAAAACAGACAGATTTAGAAGGTCGGCGCATGAATGTTGTGCTGACTCAAAAATAG